A stretch of Gossypium hirsutum isolate 1008001.06 chromosome A06, Gossypium_hirsutum_v2.1, whole genome shotgun sequence DNA encodes these proteins:
- the LOC107961769 gene encoding PI-PLC X domain-containing protein At5g67130 isoform X1, translating to MVETQYGDSGMQAGSCSNRVESSSLDDKTKSLVLVNYFHSMSSKEKTCEDNSGDLINMLRTCYAAAGNGWVNFVAVDYYKRSEGGGSFQAIDTLNRKLLCGYDDIHACVAGKTSGACTP from the exons ATGGTCGAAACTCAat ATGGGGATAGTGGAATGCAAGCAGGAAGTTGCTCAAACAGGGTAGAGTCGTCAAGTCTAGACGATAAGACTAAGTCGTTGGTATTGGTAAATTACTTTCATTCAATGTCAAGCAAAGAGAAGACATGCGAGGACAACTCTGGAGATCTGATTAACATGCTTCGTACTTGCTATGCAGCTGCTGGTAACGGTTGGGTTAACTTTGTTGCTGTTGATTATTACAAG AGGAGTGAAGGAGGAGGATCATTCCAAGCTATCGATACTTTGAATAGGAAGCTGTTATGTGGATATGATGATATTCATGCATGTGTG GCTGGAAAAACTTCAGGTGCCTGCACACCATAA
- the LOC107961769 gene encoding PI-PLC X domain-containing protein At5g67130 isoform X2, translating to MQAGSCSNRVESSSLDDKTKSLVLVNYFHSMSSKEKTCEDNSGDLINMLRTCYAAAGNGWVNFVAVDYYKRSEGGGSFQAIDTLNRKLLCGYDDIHACVAGKTSGACTP from the exons ATGCAAGCAGGAAGTTGCTCAAACAGGGTAGAGTCGTCAAGTCTAGACGATAAGACTAAGTCGTTGGTATTGGTAAATTACTTTCATTCAATGTCAAGCAAAGAGAAGACATGCGAGGACAACTCTGGAGATCTGATTAACATGCTTCGTACTTGCTATGCAGCTGCTGGTAACGGTTGGGTTAACTTTGTTGCTGTTGATTATTACAAG AGGAGTGAAGGAGGAGGATCATTCCAAGCTATCGATACTTTGAATAGGAAGCTGTTATGTGGATATGATGATATTCATGCATGTGTG GCTGGAAAAACTTCAGGTGCCTGCACACCATAA